The Dehalobacter sp. DCM sequence ATCTACCGAACAAGCTTATACCGCAAACTTAAAGAATTTATGATAGAAAACGATCTATAATTTAGAATGTAAAATAAATAAAGATGTCTTTAAACTACACAATGTTTAAAGACATTTTTATTTATGCACCAAGAAGTGACTCACACGTGTAGATGATTTATTTTTGGATAAACTAAAATGAACCAAAAATGCAACATAACAATTTTGCTTATAGCGTAAAGCTCTATTAACGGTACACGGATAGGCTGACGAAGAATCAAAATACCTGTTGTTTTTACTGTTTCTCAAGAAACATGAAGTACCAAGGCGTCTGGCCCGATAATTGCAATTGAAATAGGGTGTAAAGTTCAGTCATTATTTCTCAATCATTATTTAAGGAGGGAACAATAATGCCGGAAATTATTACTGCGGAACAAGCTGCTGAATTGATAAGAGATGAATCTACGGTAGCAGCAAGTGGTTTTGGTCTTGCCCAATGGAGTGAAGAGGTGGCTCTTGCTATCGCGAAAAGGTACACCGATACCGGTCATCCTAAGAATATCCAATTAGTCCATAGTGCTGCCCTAGGTGACTGGAAAACCAGAGGTGTCACCCATCTGGGGATCGAAGGACTTGTCAAAAGATGGATCGGTGGTCATATCGGTTCAGCCTTTGATCTGATAAAACTTTTGTATGATAATAAACTTGAAGCATATTGCTTACCGCAGGGAGTTATGGTTCAGCTTTGGCGGGAAACAGCGGCTAAAAGAGCCGGGCTGCTTACCAAGGTAGGCTTAGGAACTTTTGTTGATCCCCGGATTGACGGAGGTAAGATGAATCCCGTCACCACGGAAGACATTGTCAAAGTCGTCGAATTTGAAGGGGAAGAATGGCTGTTCTATAAAAGATTCCCGGTCGATTATGCTTTAATCCGCGGAACGACAGCTGATGAAAACGGCAATATTACCATGGAAAAAGAAAGCATGATTATGGATGGTCTCCCGCTGGCTCAAGCCACCAAAAACAGCGGCGGCAAGGTTATTGTCCAGGTTGAGTATTTGGCGAAAGCCGGTACGCTGCATCCCAAACAAGTAGTCATTCCCGGTATTCTGGTAGATTATGTCGTTGTGGCCACCAAACAGGAAGCTTGCTGGCAAACTGAAGGTGTGTACTATAATCCGGCTTTTAGCGGGGAGATTAAGATTCCTTTAAATGCTATTCCCCCGCTTCCCTTGGATGAACGCAAGATTGTAGCCCGTCGGGCTGCCATGGAGCTGATTCCTAATGCTGTGGTGAATTTAGGCGTGGGCATTCCCAGCGATGTTGCAGCCATTGCCAATGAAGAGGGCGTCAGTGAGATGATGACCATGACAACTGAGTCCGGCGGTGTTGGCGGTGTTCCGGCCAGCCTTCCCCACTTTGGAAGCTCCTATAATGCGGAAGCGCTCGTTGATACCTATGCTCAGTTTGACTATTATGACGGTGGTGGTATTGACGTAACATTTGTTGGTCTTGCTCAAACCGATAAAGATGGGAACGTTAACGTCAGTAAATTTCGCGGTAGGGCTATTGGAATCGGTGGTTTTATGAATGTGACTTCCAATGCAAAAAAAGTTGTCTATTGCGGTACCTTTACAGCCGGAGGATTAGAAGTGAAGGTTGAAGAAGGTAAGCTCAGTATCGTTCAGGAAGGAAAAAACAAAAAATTTGTTGACGCTGTAGAGCAAATTACCTTCAGCGGTAAGTATGCTCAGAAGAAAAAGCAACCGGTTATCTACATTACGGAGCGGGCTGTGTTTGTATTAGAAGATGGAGGACTGACGCTCACAGAGATTGCTCCCGGCATAGATTTACAAAAAGATATCTTGGACCTGATGGAGTTCCAGCCCAAGGTTTCCCCGAACTTGAAAACAATGCCGGCTGAGATCTTTCAGCCTAAGTTCGGAATTCTCAAAGAAGCTATTGAAGCCAATAAGAAAGGTTGATGAAACGATGCTCGATAAGTCTCTTACTCCTGAACAACAAGAATATCAG is a genomic window containing:
- a CDS encoding acyl CoA:acetate/3-ketoacid CoA transferase, producing MPEIITAEQAAELIRDESTVAASGFGLAQWSEEVALAIAKRYTDTGHPKNIQLVHSAALGDWKTRGVTHLGIEGLVKRWIGGHIGSAFDLIKLLYDNKLEAYCLPQGVMVQLWRETAAKRAGLLTKVGLGTFVDPRIDGGKMNPVTTEDIVKVVEFEGEEWLFYKRFPVDYALIRGTTADENGNITMEKESMIMDGLPLAQATKNSGGKVIVQVEYLAKAGTLHPKQVVIPGILVDYVVVATKQEACWQTEGVYYNPAFSGEIKIPLNAIPPLPLDERKIVARRAAMELIPNAVVNLGVGIPSDVAAIANEEGVSEMMTMTTESGGVGGVPASLPHFGSSYNAEALVDTYAQFDYYDGGGIDVTFVGLAQTDKDGNVNVSKFRGRAIGIGGFMNVTSNAKKVVYCGTFTAGGLEVKVEEGKLSIVQEGKNKKFVDAVEQITFSGKYAQKKKQPVIYITERAVFVLEDGGLTLTEIAPGIDLQKDILDLMEFQPKVSPNLKTMPAEIFQPKFGILKEAIEANKKG